One stretch of Bradyrhizobium canariense DNA includes these proteins:
- a CDS encoding branched-chain amino acid ABC transporter permease, with protein sequence MTAETIIQSLASGLLMGLLYGLIAAGLALIFGLMDVVNFAHGEFLMIAMYITFFLFAFFAVDPLLAAPLVAAALFVFGALVYLLIVRFAVRAKANAGMVQIFSTFGLAITMRGLAQFFFTPDYRSVTHSWLGGKTFSIAGIFLPVPQLAGALVTIAAFSALYFFINRTDFGRALEATREDAGAVALVGIDKNRVFALGWGLGAALVGLAGAIMAMFFYVYPDVGASFALIAYVTVALGGFGSVFGAFAGGIIVGLVEATTALILPPSLKSVGIYAVYLLVVFIRPRGLFGSL encoded by the coding sequence GTGACGGCTGAGACCATCATCCAAAGTCTTGCCAGCGGCCTTTTGATGGGGCTGCTGTACGGCTTGATCGCCGCGGGGCTGGCGCTGATTTTCGGCCTCATGGACGTGGTGAACTTCGCCCACGGCGAGTTCCTCATGATCGCCATGTACATCACGTTCTTTCTGTTCGCGTTTTTTGCCGTCGATCCCCTGCTGGCGGCGCCGCTGGTCGCGGCGGCGCTGTTCGTGTTCGGGGCGCTGGTCTATCTGTTGATCGTGCGCTTCGCCGTGCGGGCAAAAGCCAATGCCGGCATGGTGCAGATCTTTTCGACCTTCGGTCTCGCCATCACGATGCGTGGTCTGGCGCAGTTCTTCTTCACGCCGGACTATCGCAGCGTCACGCATTCCTGGCTGGGCGGAAAAACCTTCTCGATTGCCGGCATCTTCCTGCCGGTGCCGCAACTGGCCGGCGCGCTGGTGACGATCGCGGCGTTCAGCGCCCTCTATTTCTTCATCAACCGTACCGATTTCGGCCGGGCGCTTGAAGCAACGCGCGAGGACGCCGGTGCGGTGGCGCTGGTCGGTATCGACAAGAACAGGGTATTCGCACTGGGCTGGGGTCTTGGCGCGGCGCTGGTAGGGCTCGCCGGCGCGATCATGGCGATGTTCTTTTACGTCTATCCCGATGTCGGCGCGTCGTTCGCGCTGATCGCCTATGTCACGGTGGCCCTCGGCGGCTTCGGCAGCGTGTTCGGCGCCTTTGCCGGCGGCATCATCGTCGGTCTTGTCGAAGCCACCACGGCGTTGATCCTGCCGCCGTCGCTGAAGTCGGTCGGCATCTACGCGGTCTATCTGCTGGTGGTCTTCATCCGGCCGCGCGGCCTGTTCGGATCGCTGTGA
- a CDS encoding branched-chain amino acid ABC transporter permease has translation MDTAFAQRRRRDLIIAGCFAVLAALVPMFVKDVYVQNIMVLTLMYAALSQSWNILSGYCGQISLGHALYFGLGAYTTALLFTKFGVLPWFGMVGGGLISAVIAMALGYPCFRLRGHYFVIATIVIAEIALLLFQNWDWAGAALGIDIPVRHDSWLTFQFTRSKLPYFYFALALTCIAWLVTWWLEDSKWGFWWRAVKDNPDAAESLGVVVFDSKMGAAAVSAFLTAVGGGFYAQFVSYIDPESVMGFQFSLLMALPAVLGGIGTLWGPVLGAVILIPLTELTRSYIGGSGRGVDLIVYGTLIVLISLARPEGLIGLFSRGHKEPAR, from the coding sequence ATGGATACCGCCTTCGCCCAGCGCCGCCGCCGCGATTTGATCATCGCGGGCTGTTTTGCGGTCCTGGCTGCGCTGGTGCCGATGTTCGTCAAGGACGTCTACGTCCAGAACATCATGGTGCTGACGCTGATGTATGCGGCGTTATCGCAGAGCTGGAATATTCTCTCCGGCTATTGCGGGCAGATCTCGCTCGGCCATGCCCTGTATTTTGGGCTCGGCGCCTACACGACCGCGCTGCTGTTCACCAAGTTCGGCGTGTTGCCGTGGTTCGGCATGGTCGGCGGCGGCCTGATATCCGCTGTCATCGCGATGGCGCTGGGTTATCCCTGTTTCCGCCTGCGCGGGCATTATTTCGTCATCGCCACCATCGTCATCGCCGAGATCGCGCTGTTGTTGTTCCAGAACTGGGATTGGGCCGGCGCCGCGCTCGGCATCGATATTCCGGTGCGTCACGACAGTTGGCTGACGTTCCAGTTCACCCGCAGCAAGCTGCCCTATTTTTATTTCGCGCTCGCGCTCACCTGCATCGCCTGGCTCGTGACCTGGTGGCTCGAGGATTCCAAATGGGGTTTTTGGTGGCGCGCCGTGAAAGACAATCCGGACGCCGCCGAGAGCCTCGGCGTGGTCGTGTTCGATTCCAAGATGGGCGCCGCTGCGGTCTCGGCGTTCCTCACCGCGGTTGGCGGCGGCTTCTATGCGCAGTTCGTGTCGTATATCGATCCCGAAAGCGTCATGGGGTTTCAATTCTCGCTGTTGATGGCATTGCCCGCCGTGCTCGGCGGCATCGGCACGTTGTGGGGGCCGGTGCTCGGCGCGGTCATCCTGATCCCGCTTACCGAACTGACACGCTCTTATATCGGCGGCTCCGGCCGTGGCGTCGACCTGATCGTCTATGGCACTTTAATCGTGCTGATCTCGCTGGCGCGGCCGGAGGGTCTGATCGGATTGTTCTCGCGTGGGCATAAGGAGCCGGCCCGATGA